The window CTGAAGTGAGAAAAAATTCGTAGGCAAAGATTCCCTTGCCGTCTATGGCCTCGGTCGCTTTCATGGCCAGCTCCTGGACACGCTTCTGTACGCTTTCCGAAACAGGGGCCGGTGTTTTGACAGCCACGCAGATGTGATGCTTCTGCACGGTTTCACAGACCGGGTATACAACCTCGCCGGTCTCATTGCGGGCCACCTGTACAGCCAGTTCATGTGTAAAATCCACAAACGCTTCAGCAATGATGTCTCGTCCCTCATTTCCGCCCAGGTTTGAGAACGCTTTCAGCGCACCTTCCGGATCCTTAACTGTTTTATTGCCGTATCCGTCGTAACCGCCCTTTGAGGATTTAAGCAGATAGGGCCATCCAAATTTTTCACCGAAATCATTCAGATCCTTTTCGGTCTTGACCAGCCGGTAGGGAGTGACCGGAATGCCCGCACCTTCGAAGGTCTGCTTTTCAATCAGTTTGTTCTCAATCATCGCAAACGAATCGGGGGAAGGGTAGATGGGCGTGCCCGATTCTTTCTGAAGCCTGGATAAAACGGGAGAGTCGATAAATTCATTTTCCAGTGTGATCACGTCGCACGCTTTTGCAAATTCGAGCATCGAATCAGATTCCGAAAACGTGCCGGACCATGATTTTGGAGTCATAAACTGTACCGGTTCATTTTCAGTGCGGTCGGAAAAGACGGCAACCTGCATGCCGTACTGAAACGCGGTGTT of the Rhodohalobacter mucosus genome contains:
- a CDS encoding 5-(carboxyamino)imidazole ribonucleotide synthase; translation: MKHPLQSGFTIGFLGAGQLARMSANTAFQYGMQVAVFSDRTENEPVQFMTPKSWSGTFSESDSMLEFAKACDVITLENEFIDSPVLSRLQKESGTPIYPSPDSFAMIENKLIEKQTFEGAGIPVTPYRLVKTEKDLNDFGEKFGWPYLLKSSKGGYDGYGNKTVKDPEGALKAFSNLGGNEGRDIIAEAFVDFTHELAVQVARNETGEVVYPVCETVQKHHICVAVKTPAPVSESVQKRVQELAMKATEAIDGKGIFAYEFFLTSGGEVLLNESAPRPHNSGHYSIEGCVTSQFENHVRAVCGLPLGDPSLTKPAAVMINLLGTHQRLSRVEFAEKSMREENGHLHIYGKLQSKPGRKMAHYTLLGDDVEEVYRKALDLTEMIEI